The sequence below is a genomic window from Mytilus edulis chromosome 2, xbMytEdul2.2, whole genome shotgun sequence.
GAAATCTCTCGTTTTGTACAAACCCAATTCCCAATGTTAATCAACACACAAAACGATATTTTATTCAACTAATTGAGGTTAAATCAAAGAAGTGAATCAAAATTTACTACCCTACTAAAGCAGCATTAATTATTCAGGAACAGTAAAGAGTTAGCTGCTTTAGTTTCCAGGCAATTTTCTTGATCCACAATTGTTTAACAGTTTACATGGATTCTAATTTTTCTTCACCATATTTGCTATTAAATTTACAATTACCAATATTGGAATACAAGACAACATATCTGAATCAGCAGTTTAAATACTTAAAATACACTTTGAATGATTATGCATTATTAAAGGTTGATATTTGTAATATCAATGTTAAAGAGTAGCAAGCAATTTCGGAAAtagattttgaatttttttcatgtACCATTTGTAACTCCACTTATCACATAAAAATGAAGAATGGAAGATTCCCCAAAAGACTTATTCTATGTTTATGTGCATGTTACAAATCTAGAGTATTTATTTTTTGCCAGAATTGATTTTTCATATGGAATTTTCATTGTAATGTCACCAAAAAATTGACACTTCTTCATGTCATATTTGAATGAATTACAAGTTTAATGAGgttgttgatatatttgttttactaaaTTATCATTTGAAGCTATTTGTTTTATGGAGTTCATATGATAAGATTCCctcatttttttaaagcattttttgGTATCTTCTGAATGGATTTACACAAATTTTAACAtaggtaaactactgttgcctctaattGATTATTCATGTGGATGGTGTCTCAGCAGTAGTGTTTTGTGTAATAAAGCAGATATGCATGGTTCAAGCCCCAAACAAATATCTCCTCAGTGTGCAACCACTTCATGGTTTTAATATTCTCCCTTGCATAGGAACCACTTTTGCAACCTCATTTATATTTGTGTGGAACTGACTGTCCCCGTCTTTCCTCAGAAACCAGGATTGATTCAATATTATAAATGGAAGTAATATTAATGGCAGAATATGAATCCTAATTCCGGAATGGTGGATAGAGCAACTGATCAGAGTATTTTTAATTCTATATCTGAAATGTTGAATGCAAAGATGAAATTTCTGCCCCTGTAACCAACCTAATGTACTGTACTGAACCATTTCTCAAACGTTTTTGATGATCCAATGAACCCTTCAGtataaaataatcattgatatattATGCTTCTCTGATCAACGAAATTAAATTATATCTGACAAGTTTCTTGAGTGTTAAATGAATATACTGTCACTCAAATTTCCAAAACAAACTGGAATCTAGAAGGGGATAGTAGTATTGAAATATCAGCTTCATATTACAAGGGATATCAAGGAGACTTATCTAGCCTTAAAACTCAACAAAGTCTTTCGAGCCTCAATTATAAGTCGACGTGACCGTAACATAAAGGATCTGCATGAGGTAGGTTTATTAGTGCCAAGCATGCAGCTGAACTTCTGGGGCTTATCTAGTGGATGGTACAGTTGTGTTCATCAACACACTGAAGAATCTTAAACACTAACAGTACACAGAAATAAATGGAAACAACAAAGATAGTCCCAGAGCCTTTAAAAGATctgaatatcaatatttcaacaacaaaatccCTGAAGGACAGCAATATCACTAGCTAACTTGTCTCAATTGGAAGTTATCAGTGCTAATCAGTGCTGGGCATAAAATTACAAAGGAAGTCATTCACTACAATCGAACACTGAATAATATGGAttcttctaaaatatttttaattgatgaCAGTAAATATTAACAGATGGTTGACATGATTATTAAAAAAGTTGTAACTTTCTGTTACGAGACACACAACATTTATCACAGGATAATACATTAAAACTGACAATCTGATTGTCAGGTATTGGCAATTTTTACACAGGTATATATAGATCCATAATAAGTGTTTAGATATCCCACAGCTACGAATATCAGTCTTAAATATGTTGAAATAAGACCAAATGTTGAATATATAATCCTTGTATTTATGGCATTGAAGATGTTCACTATTATCTCTTAGCATCTACCTAACACTGGGATGCCTATGGACACTTGCTGAACAACATAGTCATCGCCTAATATGATAATATTAATAAGCTGTGTTGAATATCCTAATCCTTGCCTAACAAGGGGATGCCTACAGTGGTTGTGTCCTACTTCTTGCCTAGTCTCTATATACCTGCCTAATGTAATCAAGAGTAAATATTATTAATGAATGCAATAATTATATTGACATGTTTAATTTACAGTGAATTATAAAACACTAAACCATCAATAAGTTATTTGAACGTTTCAAATCAACGTCTTATTTTACACAAGACAATTCCAGTCTTCATGCTTAACTACACACATGATTTAAAACCAATTAATATTTCTAGAATCTATTTATAAATCACTGAGTTGGATCAAAAGATAAATGTTTCAGGTTTTCCCCCTTCAAACCAATCAATATAAGTAACTTTCTGTTTATGATTATGAATTTCCCTTACCTACCTACCTAGCCAAAGTTTTATATGACAGAAACCTGAAACACATAATCTTTTTAAAAGAGTTTATgaatcaaattcaaatattaaaataatccTATTGTGCTTCATCTTTAATCCCATGCACGATTAAGTATTATGTTTTAAATGACGAATTACTAACTTGAATGTCTAGGATTTTTAAGTTAATGTCAATTAGAACAGTTCTTGTTTCCAGCCAAAATAAAGTCTTACAGCTTGAAACTGATCCAGTCTAGACCACTGAACAAGGGTAAAATAGTTATATATCACAACTAAGACAGTACTCTTCTTTTCTTTGGTTATAAATTCCTTCTTTTCACCAAATCATATATTCTTATCTTTTGCAATCTTATTGTTGCCATGCTCAAATTTCTCATCAGATATGGTAATGTAATGTATTAGAATTTGAAATTAAGTGTTTGTCTGATGTACGGGTCAAATATAGGTACCTAACATGCTTAACACAACTGTGTTTTACAAATAGTATCAATTGTCTCCCCTTCCTCCATTTTAAACAAACCCTGATAATTGTCTTTACCCATCTGAGACATTACCTAAAAATTGTTGAGTATGATTTATCTGTTGTAACCACCTCTCCCTCTTCCTCCTCCTCCACCTGTAAAGAGAAAGTTcgtgaaaaacaaaacaaaaataataaaactgcAGTCTGCGCCAAAAACTTTTTCATCCAAAGTCCGGaaactaaatatcaaaacttgACCCTGTATGAAATTTTCACTTATCCGAAACCCAAAATTTACTGGTCTAGGCCATTGACACAGTAGCTTATAGTGCAGAATGATACCAGCATCTGTTTTCTCATCATAAGATCTTAAAGAAATAACACTcttaaattatgtaaatttcaaTACAATTTACAATAATTTTTACCCTTAGGTTTTGTTTCGTAAAAGAGCCACATTGAAATTTTATTCATTCATGCATGTATGTGTATGCCAAActatagaaattaacaatttcaCCATAAATAAAAATGCTCCTCAAAACATAATAATTACTCTGATAAGGTGCTCCACCTCCTCGTTTGTTACCATACTGTCCCCTCATTGGTCCTCCACCAGAATTTCCTGTGTAACTTTGTCCAAACGATTGGCTATAGTCACCTGCCCCTGTAATATAACACTCAATGCATTAAActaatgtatattttgtttacctGTAGGTAAATTAAAATGGCTGTTAAAACTGTTTGAAAGAAACCACATTGTACAAATTTGAGAAGACTGCcaattgatataagaagatgtggtatgagtgccaatgagacaactctccatccaagtctgtTTACTGTGTTATTGTAACGAGTTGACTGGTCATTCCAGCGATGCACAGTTTTGACATTGCTATTCCTGTCTTGTGTGCATACCTTGTCCCCCACCGTAACCACCACCATAACCACCGGCACTGTATCCACCATCACTGTAACCTTGGTTATATGTACTACTTTGGTTGTATCCGCCAGCGTAACCACCACTACCATCGTCATAACCTCCGCCATAACCACCGCCGCCATAACTCTGGTAACCTCCTGCTAATAAAATACATACTTGTGCTGTTATCTTACTTGATGATATATTAACGGTAGGTCGTCCTTTGATATAAGCTGTATATTCTATTAGCTAAAACATGTCATatggtgaaaattctaaatttCCATATCATAAGATAACTGGTTACCATTTAAGGAACATGATTACATCATATGTGTCagatgaatattttgaaataaaaataacaatattttcaaattaaaacaatgatattttcaaattaaaactgatattttcaaattaaaataatgatatttttaaataaaaaaacaaggatattttctaaataaaacaatgatattttcaaattaaaataataatattgataatgaatatttaatttcactattaaacaagaatgtgtcctaagtacacgaatgccccatccgcactatcattttctatgttcagtggactgtgaaaatagGGTAAAATCTCCAATTTGgcaaaaaaattagaataaaaacaagaatgtgtccacagtacacggatgccccactcgcactatcattttctatgtttagtggaccgtgaaattggaataaattctctaatttggcattaaaattagaatgatcttatcaaagggaacatgtatactaagtttcaagttgattggacttctactttatcaaaaactaccttgaccaaaaactttaacctgaaatttgcattatcattttctatgttcagtgaaccgtaaaattggggtcaaaactataatttggcatttaaattagaaagatcatatcatagggcacatgtatatctattttaaTACTGCAGGGTTTGTTACTCGTGCTGTGTGGATGCAGTAGAATGTGTCCCTGTGCTTGTAGTGTATGCCCTTATATATTTCAGTTATTGGttaaggccgtactttaacctataatggtttactttttaaattgttctttgtatggagagttgtctcattggcactcacaccacatcttcctatatctattttaagtttcaagttgattggacttcaacttcatcaaaaactacctcgaccaaaaactttaacctgaagtgggacgaacggacggacagacgaacgaacagacggacgcacagaccagaaaacattatgcccataaatggggcataaaaataatatttatttaatttaatgtaaatttttGAATTAAATGCAAATTTAGTGAGTCTGATAAGAAAGCAACTGATATTGCACATTTTAAACATCAAGCACATCATTTAAACACTTATATAGCTTCAATTTTTCAACCAATATTTCACCTGgaattgtttttctttgtattGAATCATTAACATTTGACCAAATCAACAGAATgtattataatcatgataatacataaGTCATGTAATTTGCTATATAATGGTTCCTTTTATTTGCCAGAGCACCACCTATAtgacaaatatgacaaaaaatattaCCTTGTTGACCTCCATATCCCCCACCTTGACCTCCAAATCCACCACCTTGACCTCCCCGAcctaaaaataaacatgaaattaaaGCATTGTagttaaaaaaacagaaaactattGGCATAAAATTTGAAAGAAGCACATCGTAATATTTCTAAGCTTCAAGTTGTTTTTACCATCCCTTGCCATTGTAAACTAATACTTGAACTGGATACAATGTCAAATGAAAGCACTAACAGACCCATAGACTAGAAAACAACATGCCCCCTTACTAATGAAGGCAGGTCATAAAAAGGACAACAAATGAAGATAGGGAAAACCTGTTCAGGAGGATGGAAACATggtgatttattttgttttatctaataCAAATCTCTATTCTATTTCTAAACATCAAATAATggggttgatttttttctgttacaaattcATTCATTTAATATCTGAAGTGAAACATTTAAGATGGTCTTTTTCTTTGAATTAATTGTACAGGTCTGGATATTTTGGAAAGACAAATGTATTTGTTCGAAGAGCTTAATAAATATGAGGGGGAAAGatgatgtatttaattttttaactAAGTAGGTTTTTGAAAACTATTGAGACATAGAGTTCCCATCCAAAGAAGGTGGGTTGCCCATAAATAAGTGGATGCAGTTGGTAgctgtatattatatattttgttttcctttttgttttatatataaatcatccAGGTGTCtgtcttgtttgatttttttcaattcctAAGAGACAtcattggtctttttttttttacataaataaggccgttagttttctcgtttgaactgttccacattgtcatttcgggggcgtacagtgacctatagttgttaatttctgtgtcattttggtctcttgtgaagagttgtctcattgcaaatcataccacatcttctttttttataataactgaTCATAAACAATCCTTCTTACCTCCTCTACCTCCACCTCTACCCCCACCTCGACCTCCTCCTTCACCATcctttttctttgcctttttaaCTTCCACACTTTTCCCAGATAGAGTGAAATATttcattactataaaaaaaacaatgtttaagATGTAAAATAAATCTTGATAAGGTGCTACATATTATATGAATATGTACTGGTAATCAaaccaagtttggtacaaattatacatatttttcaacTTATGGCAAGTTGGTAAGTAATTAAAAACATGTTGTCTGCAAACTGATATATGTTTGATGTAAAGATGGATGGACTCCTAACATTCAGCACATAATAAGTCGAGCTCGACTTTGTTGCAAGTTgtctaaaaacatgaaaaattactTACATGTAGCCTCTATTTCAGTTATCACAATATTATTCACATAAGACATAATTTTATGATCAGAACCATATATACTACATATTTGTACTCACAAACACATTTATCAACAGGATCATAGTCCTCAAATTCTATAAAGGCAAATCCTTTGAGTTTCCCTGTTGCTTTGTCTACTGGTACATTAACTTCCTTAATAGATCCGTATTGTTCAAATACATCACGCAGATCTTGTTCATCAGTGCCATCTTTCATCCCTCCAATAAATAGTTTTTTACAGGTCTGCTGTACGTCTGGGTCCTGGGAGTCCTATCAATACATAATAACATGTCAACATTCGGAACAATTCATTAATACAATCTGAAAATAAGTATAGTATGTATTTATTTACATTGTGTATATTATCACGTACCTGGTTTCTTGGTTCAAGATTACTGAATACTCTAATGTCTTTCactcttttttttataacttaatgTCTTTAATTTTAGCTGAAGATTGGTTGCCTCATCCATATATCTGGggaagctacatgtacatgtacattgtatgtgatGTATTTCTCCATTTAATTTTGAACAGTGATgagtatatttacaaaattttaaattttgagatgaaGTAGGATTGCACATGAAACGACTGTCCACGAGAAGAGAGTTCAAATGATGCAGATTTACAAATATAAGTATTGCTATGTAAACATCTCTGTAGGACCTtccatattttaatattatatgtaCTGTCTCATTTACGTTTATTCCATATTAATCAActtgtaaataatataaaaatgtacacaTACCTCTCTACGCATAGCTCTTTTAGTTTCAACTTCTCTTCCATCTAGTTTGTGTGGTCGACAATTCTGTGAATCGTCCACATTTTGAGATTCTTTAAAAGTTACAAAACCAAAGCCTCGTGACCGCTTGCTCTGAGGATCTCTCATGACAACTACATCTACAATTTCTCCCCATTGTCCAAAATGTTCTTTGAGTCCTTCCTCATCGGTTTCGTAACTTAATCCACCAATAAATAATTTCCTAAATTGCTCGGACTCTGGATCTTCAGGTTCACCAAATTTCTTTCCCGACCCCCCTCCTCTTCTACCCTAAATATTCACAAAAAAGTACAAGGTTAGGAAAAGagttacatttcaaaatttcaggtGCCTTAGGcggtttattccttgaatgccaacatatTTTGTTCTACcgacaatttacctgtaaaattatgttgGCCTTCAAGGAATAGGTGCAAGTAGTTATCACAACAAAAGTgcatgcttatcaaaacaatcatactaataCTTATTAAACAAATAGGTAAATACAGGTAGCTGAATCTATTTCATGTTTGTTaagttgttaaaaattatattttgctGCTCCTGCTTAAACAAATATGGATTCTCTTTAAATGAATCTTTCAAAAGTGTTGCATCACAAAGTCAGGACTGTAAGGATTCCAGTTTGCACAAATTCTACAATAGACTCCTTGGACTTTGAAGTTTTTTTCCAATATTTCtatagttgtgtgtgctgtaatatCCTACCATATTACTGTTTAAATTTCTCGAAACTTTGTATATGTGTTAGATtacttttttggttttttttcagtttgttcaGGATATTTTTCTTGGTTATACAAttacacctttttttttattgtaagtgattccaaaaaaaaacattgtttagtTGTTTCCCGcttaaaagttatcaaattaactcttttttttaatttcattaattgtacaactgaaatcttcatatagtttatattaacttataaaatatttaatatgataTGGAACTAAACATATCTCTTATATcctttatttaatttgaaataattgtattaaactaaaatgtcattaaattttttaatatttcttattttattaacatatattcattccaaacatattttttttataaaaagtaataaaacgttttaattttctttatttcttaaaaattcataataattttaaCCCTTATGAGAAAGTGATAAAATGTTGCATTTCTATAAAGTTCATCAGGGTTAGACACTAACATTAGAGGACATGTAGTCCACAGGACTACCAAGAAATATTTTTGGGTAGTCCTGGTAGTCCATCACTATCACTGGTGAGGGCAGAAACGCGGCCCGAACTTGCTAGAGGGGTTTGGGGGCATGCTCCCCCCtagaatttttttcaaaataagatgCAATTTCCTGCCATCTGAGCACCTCAAAGCACACAAATGTTCATTTGAGTTTTTCAAatatagttggttttttttagataaaagttAACATTCAGTGAATCAATTTTATTCCAACTGAACTTTTTCTCaaggaaattttgaaaaatgagatGCAAAATCCAGCAATGAGAGACAATTTGTAAGACTTTTTTAGGTGGAGTTAACAACCTTTCAttccagaattttttttagaaaaaaagaataaaaataagtcaGACAAGACATCACTGTTGAAATCCATTCTATTCAGTGGATAAGTTCTTGAAACAAAGTGGATGTAATACCATTTTCAATGGCATGACATAAGATTTTTATTTAACAGGAAAGCCTCAAAAAAAGATCAGTATTATtgttgctttttagctcacctggcccgaagggccaagtgagcttttcccatcactttgcgtccggcgtccgtcgtcgtccgtcgtcgtcgttaacttttacaaaaatcttctcctctgaaactactgggccaaattgaaccaaacttggccacaatcatcattggggtatctagtttaaaaaatgtgtggcgtgacccggtcaaccaaccaagatggccgccacggctaaaaatagaacataggggtaaaatgcagtttttggcttataactcaaaaaccaaagcattaagagcaaatctgacaaggagtaaaaatg
It includes:
- the LOC139512007 gene encoding heterogeneous nuclear ribonucleoprotein 87F-like isoform X2, which gives rise to MDYGGYGGGGGGGGRGRGGGRRGGGSGKKFGEPEDPESEQFRKLFIGGLSYETDEEGLKEHFGQWGEIVDVVVMRDPQSKRSRGFGFVTFKESQNVDDSQNCRPHKLDGREVETKRAMRREDSQDPDVQQTCKKLFIGGMKDGTDEQDLRDVFEQYGSIKEVNVPVDKATGKLKGFAFIEFEDYDPVDKCVLMKYFTLSGKSVEVKKAKKKDGEGGGRGGGRGGGRGGRGGQGGGFGGQGGGYGGQQGGYQSYGGGGYGGGYDDGSGGYAGGYNQSSTYNQGYSDGGYSAGGYGGGYGGGQGAGDYSQSFGQSYTGNSGGGPMRGQYGNKRGGGAPYQSGGGGRGRGGYNR
- the LOC139512007 gene encoding heterogeneous nuclear ribonucleoprotein 87F-like isoform X4, with translation MDYGGYGGGGGGGGRGRGGGRRGGGSGKKFGEPEDPESEQFRKLFIGGLSYETDEEGLKEHFGQWGEIVDVVVMRDPQSKRSRGFGFVTFKESQNVDDSQNCRPHKLDGREVETKRAMRREDSQDPDVQQTCKKLFIGGMKDGTDEQDLRDVFEQYGSIKEVNVPVDKATGKLKGFAFIEFEDYDPVDKCVLMKYFTLSGKSVEVKKAKKKDGEGGGRGGGRGGGRGGRGGQGGGFGGQGGGYGGQQGAGDYSQSFGQSYTGNSGGGPMRGQYGNKRGGGAPYQSGGGGRGRGGYNR
- the LOC139512007 gene encoding heterogeneous nuclear ribonucleoprotein 87F-like isoform X3, with amino-acid sequence MDYGGYGGGGGGGGRGRGGGRRGGGSGKKFGEPEDPESEQFRKLFIGGLSYETDEEGLKEHFGQWGEIVDVVVMRDPQSKRSRGFGFVTFKESQNVDDSQNCRPHKLDGREVETKRAMRREDSQDPDVQQTCKKLFIGGMKDGTDEQDLRDVFEQYGSIKEVNVPVDKATGKLKGFAFIEFEDYDPVDKCVLMKYFTLSGKSVEVKKAKKKDGEGGGRGGGRGGGRGAGGYQSYGGGGYGGGYDDGSGGYAGGYNQSSTYNQGYSDGGYSAGGYGGGYGGGQGAGDYSQSFGQSYTGNSGGGPMRGQYGNKRGGGAPYQSGGGGRGRGGYNR
- the LOC139512007 gene encoding heterogeneous nuclear ribonucleoprotein 87F-like isoform X1, translating into MDYGGYGGGGGGGGRGRGGGRRGGGSGKKFGEPEDPESEQFRKLFIGGLSYETDEEGLKEHFGQWGEIVDVVVMRDPQSKRSRGFGFVTFKESQNVDDSQNCRPHKLDGREVETKRAMRREDSQDPDVQQTCKKLFIGGMKDGTDEQDLRDVFEQYGSIKEVNVPVDKATGKLKGFAFIEFEDYDPVDKCVLMKYFTLSGKSVEVKKAKKKDGEGGGRGGGRGGGRGGRGGQGGGFGGQGGGYGGQQAGGYQSYGGGGYGGGYDDGSGGYAGGYNQSSTYNQGYSDGGYSAGGYGGGYGGGQGAGDYSQSFGQSYTGNSGGGPMRGQYGNKRGGGAPYQSGGGGRGRGGYNR